A single Anopheles arabiensis isolate DONGOLA chromosome 2, AaraD3, whole genome shotgun sequence DNA region contains:
- the LOC120893346 gene encoding midnolin homolog has product MAATDGQIILAASRFAPDTPPAYLRDFAKCDLPAVGKIVKGQYYSLGVPTLSNPSLQSTALFLNAGRKYQILAQPIKIKEGRKNTHVGPKVLIPETYPGYFELLSEDGRSTRCIESVLELSRRRNFRVLVRETVRCNHNSKSLHAGEILTTISDNGKYLQCRTSKDEVVSLPLEAKAKFSPIAKEDSISGVHTVRNLLQKRMPVTVRLVHGAAPKGLKQPFVPELRLLGCVEVDRIFALPLQKDMDLVSVPLNAKIKIQRAKNMEQLDHFIEYSRFLDKAQRLLVDARDRLQIIDLKLTDKEKKDSAKAVAAAHKTMASTLSGLTANGYVLKKSSSCDSNRYSPEIASGSGGGGGGGGGGGGGSQNGSIADEYDEIDQIYDYVRGLAPLPKNQYKFEAIEPPPPGGSSPPTGATTPLSNVLLGPATHQHSLKTVENMKTAQSNVLNNNNNHYDTSNNNYCNIIKYSNHTQQQPSQQQPPQAHHHHHHGHHHHSHHQHTASNSLESSSKHALNAINNNNHHSGHSATTTGPIDHKPIPPPIETIPGKKLPEKRQRPTLPKLYFKSSIGMHQKSPTPGTTAISPLSGGGGANGGIVHHPPIAITPKEIAVEPQSPLFHIRYKSLSSLQLAATTPQQDTHPVTPISPSPKGQSSGQDKNHLLSKSASAAGAGPGAREGTLDSSRSGGRTSGDSGKLPEKKSRRLSRPRSLSNLVWDLRPHKSSTEKSKKKLYLHQFDRQQGTLYL; this is encoded by the exons ATGGCCGCCACCGATGGGCAGATCATACTGGCCGCGTCCCGCTTTGCGCCGGACACACCGCCCGCCTACCTGCGCGACTTTGCCAAGTGCGATCTCCCAGCCGTCGGCAAGATCGTCAAGGGCCAGTACTACAGCCTGGGCGTGCCGACCCTGTCCAATCCGTCGCTGCAGAGCACCGCCCTGTTTCTCAACGCCGGCCGCAAGTACCAGATCCTCGCGCAGCCGATCAAAATCAAGGAGGGGCGCAAAAACACGCACGTCGGCCCGAAGGTGCTGATACCGGAGACGTACCCGGGGTACTTCGAGCTGCTGAGCGAGGACGGCCGGTCGACGCGCTGCATCGAGAGCGTGCTGGAGCTGTCCCGGCGGCGCAACTTCCGCGTGCTGGTGCGCGAAACGGTGCGCTGCAACCACAACAGCAAGTCGCTGCACGCGGGCGAAATACTCACCACGATCTCAGACAATGGCAAGTACCTGCAGTGCCGCACGTCCAAGGACGAGGTCGTCAGCCTGCCATTAGAAGCCAAAGCGAAGTTTTCCCCGATCGCGAAGGAGGACAGCATCAGCGGCGTGCACACGGTGCGCAATCTGCTCCAGAAGCGCATGCCGGTgacggtgcggctggtgcacGGGGCCGCCCCCAAGGGGCTGAAGCAACCGTTCGTGCCCGAGCTGCGGCTGCTCGGGTGCGTGGAGGTCGATCGGATATTCGCGCTGCCGCTGCAGAAGGACATGGATTTGGTGTCGGTGCCGCTGAACGCGAAGATCAAGATACAGCGGGCGAAGAACATGGAGCAGCTGGACCATTTCATCGAGTACTCGCGCTTCCTGGACAAGGCGCAGCGGCTGCTGGTGGATGCGCGCGACCGGCTCCAGATCATCGACCTGAAGCTGACGGACAAGGAGAAGAAGGACTCGGCGAAGGCGGTCGCGGCCGCCCACAAAACGATGGCCTCCACCCTGTCCGGGCTGACGGCGAACGGGTACGTGCTGAAGAAGAGCAGCAGCTGTGATTCGAACCGCTACTCGCCCGAGATTGCGAGcggaagtggtggtggtggaggtggtggagggggtggaggtggtggcaGCCAGAACGGTTCGATCGCGGACGAGTACGACGAGATCGACCAGATCTACGACTACGTGCGCGGGTTGGCCCCGCTGCCCAAGAATCAGTACAAGTTTGAGGCGATCGAGCCACCGCCGCCGGGTGGATCTTCACCGCCGACCGGTGCCACGACGCCACTCTCGAACGTGCTGCTCGGACCGGCGACGCACCAGCACAGCCTCAAGACGGTGGAAAACATGAAGACGGCCCAATCGAACGttctaaacaacaacaacaatcactaCGACACAAGCAACAACAATTATTGCAACATTATCAAGTACTCCAACCACACCCAGCAACAGCcgtcacagcagcagccgccgcaggcgcatcatcaccatcatcatggcCATCACCATCACAGCCATCATCAGCACACGGCTTCCAACAGTCTCGAGTCATCGTCCAAGCACGCCCTCAAcgccatcaacaacaacaaccatcacaGTGGGCACAGTGCGACTACCACCGGGCCGATCGATCACAAACCGATCCCGCCTCCGATCGAGACGATACCGGGCAAGAAGCTGCCGGAGAAGCGGCAACGACCAACGCTGCCGAAGCTGTACTTCAAGAGCAGCATTGGGATGCATCAGAAGAGTCCTACACCTGGCACGACCGCGATCAGTCCActaagtggtggtggtggtgctaatGGAGGCATAGTGCATCATCCACCGATCGCCATCACGCCCAAGGAGATTGCGGTGGAGCCGCAGAGTCCGCTGTTTCACATCCG ATACAAAAGCCTGAGCAGCCTGCAGCTGGCCGCGACCACACCGCAACAAGACACCCATCCAGTCACACCGATCTCACCCTCGCCGAAGGGCCAGTCGTCCGGCCAGGACAAGAACCATCTGCTCTCCAAGTCGGCCAGTGCGGCGGGGGCCGGTCCGGGCGCTCGCGAAGGTACGCTCGACTCGTCGCGCAGCGGTGGCCGTACGTCGGGCGATTCGGGCAAGCTGCCGGAGAAGAAGTCCCGCCGGCTCAGCCGGCCGCGCAGCCTCTCGAACCTGGTGTGGGATCTGCGGCCCCACAAATCGTCGACCGAAAAGTCCAAGAAGAAGCTGTACCTGCACCAGTTCGACCGGCAGCAGGGTACGCTCTACCTGTAA
- the LOC120893347 gene encoding microtubule-associated protein RP/EB family member 1-like, whose protein sequence is MAVNVHFTGQTTENLSRIELLAWVNRTLLSEFKKVEELCTGAAYCQLMDVLFPGCLALRRVKFCTNVEHDFLNNLRMFQNALNQMKVNKAVPIDRLAKGRFQDNFEFLQWFKKFYDANYDGKEYDPQMARNNAPMGYGTPSTLRPTQRLNTGSARPVSSGRPVKRAGDMNGSAGRKHAEEKMGAAGGGVGDAAGAQAAGGEKTNDRISALSAEINELAMQMQNVEMSREYYFNKLVLIENYINEQPEDSQDGLCAKVKEIMYAST, encoded by the exons ATGGCCGTCAACGTACACTTTACCGGTCAGACGACGGAGAACTTGTCGCGCATCGAGCTGCTGGCCTGGGTCAACCGGACGCTGCTGTCCGAGTTTAAGAAGGTGGAGGAGCTGTGCACCGGCGCCGCCTACTGTCAGCTAATGGACGTCCTGTTTCCGGGCTGTCTGGCGCTGAGGCGCGTCAAGTTCTGCACGAACGTGGAGCACGACTTCCTGAACAATCTGCGCATGTTCCAGAACGCGCTGAACCAGATGAAGGTGAACAAAGCCGTACCGATCGATCGGTTGGCCAAGGGCCGGTTTCAGGATAACTTTGAGTTTCTGCAGTGGTTCAAGAAGTTTTACGACGCCAACTACGATGGGAAGGAGTACGATCCGCAGATGGCGAGAAACAATGCCCCGATGGGGTACGGTACGCCGAGCACGCTCAGGCCGACCCAACGGCTCAACACCGGTTCGGCTAGGCCGGTTTCGTCTGGTCGGCCGGTAAAGCGGGCGGGTGATATGAACGGGTCGGCGGGACGAAAGCACGCAGAGGAGAAAATGGGCGCCGCTGGCGGTGGAGttggtgatgctgctggag CACAAGCTGCCGGCGGAGAGAAAACGAACGATCGGATCAGTGCGCTCAGTGCGGAGATTAACGAACTAGCGATGCAAATGCAGAACGTGGAGATGTCGCGCGAGTATTACTTCAACAAGCTGGTACTGATCGAGAATTA CATCAACGAGCAACCAGAGGACAGTCAGGATGGTTTGTGTGCGAAGGTGAAGGAAATTATGTACGCCTCCACATAG